In Mercenaria mercenaria strain notata chromosome 13, MADL_Memer_1, whole genome shotgun sequence, the DNA window TaataaaagttgttgttgttgttaataaaaaaaaacttgtaaactCACTGGTATCATGACTGATATATGTGAGAAAGAAAAACAAGTGCGATGTATTTATATAAGAGTTTGTGTAGTTACATCTTTGTGAAATATAAAAAAGGCATATGCTGACCAAAATGGTCAACAAATGTCATTTCAGTGCAGTATGGCATTGTTAAACATACAATATGGATGTGCATAGTTAGAAAGATTAATTTTAAAACGACATCTTTATATATAAAAGCGGTGGAAATGAAACTACTAGTAACTCATTTACCAGGAACTTTTCGGTACTGAATTCTAGGTATTCCACGTCGCCTCAGTTTGACAGGCTGTATATGGTATCCCTGTGCCTTGTTCTGTAAGTTTCCTTCAAATTCCATCTGTAATATTGTCTTACATACAAATGTCactgtaaaataaacaatttacatGTCACTGTAATATAAACAATTTACATGTCATTGTAATATAAAGTCAATTCGCGCACGTGCTGTATTTTACTTGCATCACATTCTGTTGCCCGGGACAGTATAGGGCTCTGACTAAACGACTTTGCTGTAATTAGTCGCCGGCTGTCcgcgactatatttgatacgctttaggattttGCTACTGGTATAGAGAAGtcattaaaatgtgacaatgaaaaatgatattgtaaataaaagaaacataagggcagttattgaaatgcttacataaaggaattaggagctgaaactgcataagatttttattatttcaacagaTAGCATTTtcaggaaaataggaaaaatgtataaagaacatATCCCTATAAATaaatcaaagcattgtaaatactggaggacggattgtcttgaaatgtattgactctgtcaggtccgagatcagcaatgtcccttttctgttgggactgttaaactagtaaatgtctttttaggttgttttatttttacaacagTGTAACTATTCccttgccaaatttctatgttcagtgtgaatttaatgactaaatatgaacaatgcagactatcatgatcagactgcacagttgtGAATGTAGACATATACACACAATTAaaaaacaatcatatattttgtaataactgtTGGGCCAATCtacatcaaactataataacATAGGGAACAGAACTGAACATATTTTTAAAGTCACTAAATCTAGCATTCGGCAATATAATAAAGCCCTTTCTCAGTAAATTTccaagtatcataaatcattggaaaagtATTTTACTTCTTTTGTTTATCAAAGCATCTATCAATattctattattctatttcactttttttgtggtgattaaaaataacaaatagcCTTTACTTTAAATAAATCCCCTAAACTCTGAATTTTTAGTACATAAGAACACTGTCTCGTATATAAAGCGTGCTTAGTTTATTGGTCAGCGGGCACTTCTATACTACTGCATTCAATTAAAGCGCGCAGTGAAGCATGGTCATTTCAGTTCTTCTACGTGCTGGCCATTTGAGAACTATTTACTTTCGGCAGAGTGTGAAATATGGTGGTTATCAATAAATCGATTTAGCCGAAATTCGTGTAAGTACGTATTATTGTTGTCTCCGACAATCCGTCCAAAAAACGACTGCTAGAGATTTCCAGCGAGCAATGATTGGCCGAGTCTTAACCTATGTCTACGTCACGCTGTGTATATTTAGAATATACGATGAAAAACAAATCTACATGAGCGCATGTAAGACAGTCGAAGGGCATAATTTGTGACTGTCTCTTGTCTTTagaaataaggtcagtaattcggtcgaaagaagtccatagtaaatagattctaattttcccatttctagcgcaaattcgtgtagaacgagtgctttaattacACCTTTTCACTGCTAGAACAGGGGCGTCGGaaagtgtttgatattggggccgcgatggtgaggggtaggtacgggagggggcatCCCCCTCCCGTAAGGGGGGTGAGGGggacgcccccccccccccttgatttttttttaaaacaggatcataaatggcgagttctggtgcattttaagggtactgaatcgcatctcaagtctccagtattttcttactatttacatgactataagcaaaataaagtttaataaactcttatcagaattaataatgtataacgcaatacaaagaatgcatgtatgttttttttgtatttaatgtattgaacaataatcattcatgttacattcatttcttatttttgtttgaaatatcattttttgactaaaaacaatttatgtagttaattccttacatcttagcggtgtgataaatcttaacgaatgcatgtatgttttttttttgtatttaatgtattgaataataatcattcatgttacattcatttcttatttttgtttgaaatatcattttttgagtaaaaacaatttatgtaattaattccttacatcttagcggtgtgataaatcttaacacttactcctttcattaaataaaaacatgttaattatttttctgaattttataagttaataccttagatctttgcggctgggtatagcttaaacgttccgttgactaaagacatgccaattaaaaacatgctgatttgttcatgcgtaattaagtccaatcacggacacgtgtgtatgactcTAATTAACAccccgatcgtgtcaccgtcaccacggtaacacactaatctggacagcgtgtattgtttaacgcgaagcaaaatttaatatactaaatatactatacaaaatattgggtccgcggacctgcgactccaacttatgaatttacaaaaaaatcgtttttgggcaaattattggggccgcggtcgcggcccctgcggccccacttccgacgGCCCTGtagaaatgagacggttttcatgcatatacaccccacatggcaagttttgcagatcgaaaccgaaagtaggtgtttattgtgcggacaagagcaaatatgcgccatttttagggtagcagaccacaactgactggcatttcactaggaactattcaaccccctattttcttttcatttttgtcgttaatatatgatagaactttcatgaaaaataggtgtaggaaaatgTGATGTTTTATATAGATatgtaaagacgacctgaagttgtcgttttttatatgagaCAAAATTACTGACCTTCATCCTGTAAGAACAATCTATCAATTTTGTgatctttattttctttattgtcaACCTATGGGCCTTTCATTATAGaagatatatgatataaattgttGAAATGTTTCGATTTCAAGAAATCTTTTGcattcattgtttgaaaatgtgaaatatattcGCCGTCGCAGATTTCCGTTCTTATTCGTGAGGATGCTGGCGCGTGGGGTTCAGAACGAGGCTTAGCGTGggttttgtaaacaaagaaaaaagattaagATGGTAAGAGGGTAACGGTTTTGGGGTAACTTTCATCAAGGATGCGACGTTTTTCAGCCTTTCAACGGCATGCAATGCACCGCAATAGCAGTTATAGCTTTATTAGCCTTTTTTCCAATacaatcttcaaaatattagccgacagctctccggcgacttgatgctctgcatcaaaattttacttgttattACTGTAATGCCTAATACAGATGCATCCTTATAATTGTCATGACGTGTATTTTTTACAGCGCTGCTTGAACAGTCTGGGTCCAAATATAATTTTCTATCTATTCTTCATAAATTGGAGAACCACAAAGCTTGCATATATAGTAAGTCCTATTTCAGAGTACAAATTCTTATGCCGTTTTCAAGAATTatcataaaacttataaaaaataaagagaaaagtaGGAGTACTGTCTTCCAAGAGAGATTTGTCCTGTCACATTTGTTGTCTGCAAAATCATATTGCTTTGACCTGACATTTTTACTCACACTAAAACTGAGAtttacttcaccaaatacaactttCTCTCTCATTATACGTAcctacaaaatgtcaaaaatacacccacgATTTAATTTAAACAGGAGCTAGTTTTAATTTACACTTCATTTGCCATTCCAAGCCCAAATGAAAAGTTAGTATTCAAAAACCTGTCCGGCATTATGCGACAAGGCTAGATGGCTCCTGTGCTGGTTCCGATAGTGTAGTTTGGCTTGAAAGATGTTTTCAGTATATTTAATTATAGTGGAGCaggatattgcaaaaatacttcagttgatgatacaagcatcaaatttacaggacGGTAACTACCTGGCATGTGctttaacataagatcaagggccacttgaaataatgtcgttttcaagatggccgccgcgaaaacaaaatggccgccattttgtatttacttttcagtactttatttgagGTAAGCATTtaatacattaaaacgatagcatttttatgcccccagcaccTACTGAAGCCGGATACATATAGTAATtttcctgtccgtccgtccgtccgtccgttcgttcgttcgttcgtccgtccgttcgtccacagGTTActcaaatgggaccgtttcgtcttgcatcaataccccttactagaatgatttgatactaatgcagatgtaaactgtgaccattcttcatcttcagatatcacccgacctcagtttgaccttgaccttgacctcattttatacttaggttgctttatatgggccatctcttggttaaccaaatgggaccgtttcgtttcgtctagcatcaataccccttacaagaatgaattgatacaaatacagatgtaaactgtgaccattcctcatcttcaaacatcacctgacctcagtttaaccttgacctcgttttggacttaggtgcaaaatctaccgacaaggatgccactggggcatcaagcgtttattgaacgcagcttcttggttttatttacactttagtttcagtttagaacagaatatcaatctgtagtattcattttcttttaatttgtaatcaattttgtatgactAAGCTCATGGCTTAGACATCTCAACACTTAACTtagtttttataacttgcagttttgttttcgaACAATGGTAAAATCTGGAGCACACCAGcaaatataagttttatatatattacgcacagattacattcaatgcaataaaaTAACATCGTTAGAAAATGCGTCATATTAACCACAAGGGGAAAAAGAAATAGGACAGCGTGAGCACTTGCACAGTCAagagcaacattttcttataactatacacatcggaaatcgtgttctaaccgaaagaaaaaaatgcgtatatactgcatttagtcattttcttaagAGTTGCAACATCAAATTGCTGTGCATAACAGACCTAAGTGGTGGCGCTTGCAATTTCCAGTACAGGAAGTTCTTCTGCAGCCACACCTTTGAAGAACCTCAAAGCATTCAGACATAACCGATAATTCCATCCAATAAGGGATCCACACATTGTTCTGCTTAAGCCATCCCCAGTTTGACGGAGGCGGCAGTTGCTACATGGTAACAGCTGCTTTACCCCAGACATGGCCTGCCTGAAAAATTGCTCGCTTGATGAATTGTTTCAGAGCATCTTTTGTTGGTGGAATCGCATTATACGCTCTTTGTTTCCGGGCAAACAAATCAAGTCAGCTTCATCCATCTTGCATGTCGTGCTTGATCGAGCATACaatataactatttttttctaatgtatCCATTTCCTACTCAGTTATTATGTATTTGGCAACACTGAGACTATGAAATACTTTGAACTAtagctgtttcacaaacattccaTTCCTGCCATGCAGTTTTCTTGTCCTTGTcgacaaatgcagaaacagtgtcgcaacgggtaaaagcaagaaacaatgGCAGTGCCTCTGAGTGAGGACCAAGGAAGCAAGCCACAAAACATCAACACACTGCCATAGCAAGAACAaactaataattgtaattgttcggTTTCCTGTCAATGACGCATGCTTAGCGTGATCAAATATACTATTATCGGCTTCTTCGTATTTcgcatttctgtttatatataaattgcaaacaatatcggcaccttttgttgctatgatcattttattggttTGCACAGTTATCATTATACCCCGAGATATATTGGGGCTATTCTGGATTCCAGTCTGTCCGTCTGTATACGAAATTTGCctgcgctatttctcagcaattatttgccagtttttattcaaaccttgtaattattatcagtacaaagCCAAGTTGCGCATGTGGGAATTGGGTtctatttgaatgatttttcacttagatatggccctttatttttctTCCTTTATATGTAAATGGAAAACTTATCATtcgtaccaagtcaagttgtacatgtgcaaagcatgttccatttgaattatttttcacatagttatagccctttattattttttctatatatgtatatggaaaacatGTCCGTGCTACTTATCAGTCATTGAATGCCAGACTTTTATCGCACCTTGTAGTaatcattggtaccaagtgtagttatgcatgtgcaaaacacgttccatttgaatgatttttgacaaagttgttgccctttatttgtttcaaatacgagttacattggattttttaacatattttatttgttaagtataactagttgatgacccttggtaatataataaaataaagtagtggaaacccacaggtctccaaacacgacataaacgaaaatgttacaggcttgatttgatttgtggttatggagccttcatatcacagaaactgccaaaaaacaagataaaaagcagattacatggtcccttgtccatgaccttgacctactgacttaatttctttttttaagatattgccataaaatttgaaccacttgtacagttttgaataaacatttcaaaactgatattcagtgaccttgatcatgacctactttcttcttttgaagGTACAGCAGTGAAGTATGGAGatcttgtacagttttgcacaccataTTTTGTGCAcctttgtacattttctccctgtacaatatacaaagcaatgtatcatattttcaataaccctGTTCCTCAGACAATAAGCTGATATCTaggggtattcatcaccattagtgatacaTCTTGTTTTATCCGCACGGAAACtaaatagtttagttttattttcaacgcatctaagaaagctattccatAGTTTAGGAGGTCTTCTTTTAAACTATTTTCGACATCAtcaagagtttgaaatagaacataaacaaaagcacagatCAATAAACTTACATATACGCATTGAAGTTGTAACTGAAGCCCATACTGAGTAAGATGACATTATGAACTATATCAGTGTGCCCTTGTAGTGTTTGTAGTTCATTCTAAAGAATCATTACACAcatcatttaattaaagattttgtttcagccGATAAGCAatagttcagtattgtcatgaTTTCGAGActgtttctcagtgaaacaaagcaagaaatgaaggttagaacagagaagagattgaaaagaagagacgtccatataaaatagagaaaagtagaaaccaTATTAGTTTGTTTcaggccaatatcataataatatgctttcaggtttatCTGGGACCAGGATCTAATCAATGGTCGATGGTTATAGCACTGAAAGTAGAAGACTCTTACTTGGCCGTGATAAGCACTTTATCTAAAAGTCTGGCggtcattttaaagatggcgaccttcttaaatgggtcgatatttggaaaaggctatatttaaaaaaaactatcagCTTATGGGAACAAACTGATAGGGCAAAATATGTTACATcccaacaaatatgatattttagaaacttacagatcctgattatatgaaaaatgcctcaattccggcagccattttttaaatttggaggccatcttgaaaataGATGATTTTTAGatggccctcgatcatttttgaatctgggccatatgatgaacatttagtgtaaatttcatacttgtatcatcaagtgaagtatttccttagattttcacACTAAGCTGCTCCACTATTAACATACATCTGGTTTTAAGTATTTACGAGTAATCAGGGTTTTTTTCAGGCCCCTAGTGAAGGGGTACCCCAATTTATTTTCCTCGTTATTGGCGTGATAGGGGCCGAGGAGCACCCTCCTACCAGCCTTACAATGaaacgtgtaaaaataaaaataaatataaaccattAATTCTCATGACATTTTGCAATAACGTATCGTTTAGAGTTGAATGTACTTCCGTACTTCTGCACACAAGTTAAGAAATTTACAATTGAGCATTTGAGcaataatataacaattaatcCTCAAAAAAGATATTTATCTTATATCGTTCCCAACTATACGAAAATGACTCGATACAAATAATTCGCTATAATATCATTGACTTGTCCGAAAGCCGAAAGCTGACAAGGATGAAAAACGAAACATAACTGTATCTGTACTGAAACTTTTTGAGTTGCGGCCCTTCATTAGCAAAACGTATAAgtaatattattatatcattcaCGTCagcaatatttgagccgtgccatgggaaaaccaacatagtgggtgtgcgaccagcatggatccagaccagcctgcgcatccgcgcagtctggtcaggatccatgctgttcgcttttaaagcctattgggattggagaaactgttagcgaacagcatggatcctgaccagactgcgcggatgcacaggctggtctggatccatgctggtcgcaaagccactatgttggttttcccatggcacggctcatttaagaAAGTCTGCTAtccttgtttttacatttaaactCAACTTGATCTTTTATAAtgttaaacaaatttataaaagaGTAATGCATTGGCTGTCGTGTAATATTATGTTTACAGTTATTGCGGTATTTACAAATAGCCCATTTTGTTTCAAAGATTACAGTGTAAATTAGGTTTAAAAAGGCcaataaacatgtatttaaattaccTTGATTTTCTATAGGTCTGTCTATTACAACAGGGTCATACATGCATAAACACTTCTCCTGGGACCACACGAGGCTTGCTGCACAATCCATAACAACGTTTACACCTTGGTCTTTCTAAATATGGAAAGCAAATATGTAAAGAGGTAAGAAAAAGCGCCAAATACAAGTAAACGTTGTGTCAGTTTATACTTGATATCTTTTTACCACGCAAAACAGATGTTCAAAGCAGTTTGATTGTAGCTGTAACGGTAGCAGGAAAGCAGATGGATATACCCACCGATCTTTCGAAAGCAAGGTACATAGGTACGTCACATGAGGAATTCTGAAAATCAAACGAGGTTTCTAAACCATATCGATGAGAGTCAGGTGATTTGTAGTTCTCAACCACTTAGCCACGGAGGTACCTTTATCTTTAAAGACTCACAACTTGATATCTTGTCCCCTGTTTTATCTATAAAAAAGGCAATATTCTGACATCTACTCTTCTCCAGATGAGGTCTCAAGCACTTCGAATATATCGCCTTCTGTTATCCAGAAAAGTAGGTACGGCTCAAATCCATTCGACCAAACCGCTTTGTtttagcaagaaaaaaaaaaccacaacagCATCCCCTTTTCCTGGCGAGGGCTCAAACCTGTTGCAATACATCGCCTGGCTGTATATAGAAAAGACACATATGTTGACATATGTGTGCCTCGTTTCTAAGTTAAGGCTTAaacttaccttatttttatttagaaagatACATACCCTGACATATTTGTGCCTCTTTTCCTTGTGACTGCTAAAACCCATCGCTGCACACCAGTCATTCGGATCCACTGGAACTAACTCTATACCACACGAACAAAGATCTTGCCTCCAAACGAGACCGGAGCCATAGTTAGGGGGGCAATCCAAGGTCTCCCAACCGCCATCAGCATATTTCATCTTATACTTTGTTTTGTCTGTAGCGTGATTTTTATATGTCTCGTTGCAAGCTACAATGAGAGAAAATAAATagactgttttatttttaattaaatacgTAAGTAGAATTAACAAGACCACACAGatgttttcttgaaaattaaCAGTACGTCAGTTTTGTGCAACTAAGTAAGTTGTACCTATCACAAACGTTATGAAACATTATTACTGTGCAATCTAATTTgcaatgtaaaacattttaaatgttaaatatcagtTTATAAAAGAGAAAAGCGTACCTTAACCAAATTGGCCCTTAGCATGCTAGACACGattgcttctgcctttgcgacgaGTGTTGACcttgatcagcttgcacatccttgcagtatgatcaagatctgcactgtttgctattcagtcagtatctttttggtaagcaccccttttaacagttaatggtactgttcaaattgaaagatggacaagttcattatagaaatctagcagggtaagggttaataatgaagatattttaatcaGTGGTTTTATTAAAGCTCATAACATTTACCCAGGTCTTAAAAGAAGTAATCATACCTTTCTTATGGGAATGggaaacatttttgataaaataactattATGTATTTTGTTCGCAATGAAATACGTAACAAAGTAGACTTACGAGTGCCGTCGTATGCCTTAGACTTTCGGGGGTCTACTTTTGGTATGACCTTTTTCGCTGGTATTTTGTTAATAGAAAAGTCGGGAGGCGGTGCATAAGGATCAGGCCCAACTGTTGTGGTTTCTGCGAAAAGATCGAAGAAAggatcttgtccaaaaccgtcCATGTTCGATGCTGCCTTTGTCTCGACAACTGTTTTCTCTGGTTTTGCTTTTACCTTCACTGTTGTTTTCACAGGTTCTGCCTTAGCATTAGCATTTGCTTTTAATGGTGCTGCCTTAGCCTTGGATTCTGCTTTTAATGGTGTAACCTTAACTTTGGCTGCTGTTTTTAGCGGTGCTGTCTTAACTTTCACTACTGTCTCAGCAGAATTTAGAACAAGTGCATCTTTAGGTTCGATAACTATTTTGGTAGCAGCTTTTACTTGTTTAGCTGCAGGAACAGTATTTGGTGCCTTTACTTTACCATGGTTATTTTTGACGAGTCGGGTTTTCTCCATTTTCCTCGGCGGTGGACGCCGTTTTCTTGGACGTCGCTTTATTTTTCTGCGTTTAGGTGGAATCCGTATTTTCGATTTATTTTTAGCGGGGTTTTTAGCAGGGTCTGCTTGTGTATTAGTTGTTAAGGCTTGTGCCTTTGGATTTCCCAAATTTCCTTTAACGGCGACATTTGTAGATTCTAGAGAAGTTGTTTGTTTATTAGTGTCTGACTGGCTTTCAACGTTTACAACGTAAACAGTCACAATTATGATAACTAATGATGAAATTCTTAAAACTGCCATCtgcaaatgagaaaaaaaagtgaaatacaagttatcattttatatactgtaaagaaattcatttcatttcattgacGTCAGGCAATATTCAATGGGGATGGTGTACAATGTGGATAATCCAGTTTAAATGGATAGAAAGCCTCGATATGACTCTATTTTACGGTACCCTTAACCATAATCATACATAAACTCGACAATTTGAATTAGCAGGAAATAATTTCATGTGAAAATcgataaatatttattcaaatgttaGGCGATAAATAATGGTACTCgacagaaaaatatatatgattcCTTGATGTCCGTTCCGCCATAACTTTTGTTATCCGAAATAAAAGTGTCCGCAGTTACTGACCAGTACAAACAGGTGTACTTGTTTATAagcaattttacatgtaaattttataCTAGCATCCCACTTTATGTCTTTAAGCAAATTCGTGGCGTTAATTAATCTTTGTCTATCAAAATACTACGACCGGACTTGTTAAAATGAAGTGCATTTCCTCTTCTACACTATTACAAACGTTACAGTTTTGTTTTTAGAGGGTAGAGCTTTATCACGTGTTTGACGTCAACCACTGAATATAATTGATTCAAAGATTCAATGATTTATTTG includes these proteins:
- the LOC123529301 gene encoding uncharacterized protein LOC123529301; the encoded protein is MAVLRISSLVIIIVTVYVVNVESQSDTNKQTTSLESTNVAVKGNLGNPKAQALTTNTQADPAKNPAKNKSKIRIPPKRRKIKRRPRKRRPPPRKMEKTRLVKNNHGKVKAPNTVPAAKQVKAATKIVIEPKDALVLNSAETVVKVKTAPLKTAAKVKVTPLKAESKAKAAPLKANANAKAEPVKTTVKVKAKPEKTVVETKAASNMDGFGQDPFFDLFAETTTVGPDPYAPPPDFSINKIPAKKVIPKVDPRKSKAYDGTPCNETYKNHATDKTKYKMKYADGGWETLDCPPNYGSGLVWRQDLCSCGIELVPVDPNDWCAAMGFSSHKEKRHKYVRKDQGVNVVMDCAASLVWSQEKCLCMYDPVVIDRPIENQVTFVCKTILQMEFEGNLQNKAQGYHIQPVKLRRRGIPRIQYRKVPGAVKKAALIVSQPLEFLAFRGNDFQKQVTYALSFKISPRHRNKDNFMVLLTDECIANPGRQNEARKPGIKLAFQPNTKTFNLQFRTKKTDVDQLIKGAKADTYGWYKVVVYFEDNTLSMEVNGQKVFTQTDVMGKIPQNECPLYIAGRGRGYSRAEDFYGYLDNVNLVKDCKFHEANIKFL